Proteins encoded by one window of Xanthomonas sp. DAR 80977:
- the secA gene encoding preprotein translocase subunit SecA has protein sequence MINSLLTRVFGSRNERQLRQLHRIVAKVNALEPEMEQLSDAQLQAKTPELRGRIAGGESLDKVLPEAFAVCREASRRVLGMRHYDVQLIGGMVLHLGKIAEMRTGEGKTLVATLPVYLNALEDKGVHVVTVNDYLARRDAAQMGKLYNWLGLSVGVVYPGMPHSDKHAAYAADITYGTNNEFGFDYLRDNMALSKADRYQRGLNYAIVDEVDSILIDEARTPLIISGPADDSPELYIRVNRIVPQLSKQESEEGEGDFWVDEKGKQVHLSEAGMEHAEELLRAAGILTNDEDRLYGAQNLSVVHHLNAALRAHAIYQRDVDYIVRDGEVVIVDEFTGRTLPGRRWSDGLHQAVEAKEGVPVQRENQTLASITFQNLFRMYKKLSGMTGTADTEAYEFQSIYNLEVVVIPTNRPTIRKDWPDQVFLNRQGKFNAVLADIEDCAKRGQPVLVGTTSIETSEMLSEHLRKAGVKHEVLNAKQHEREAQIVANAGQPGAVTIATNMAGRGTDIVLGGSLEAELHALGEDLSEAERARLKAAWQERHDAVKAAGGLHIIGTERHESRRIDNQLRGRSGRQGDPGSSRFYLSLEDNLMRIFASDWVQKAMRMMGMKEDDVIEDKMVSRQIEKAQRKVEAHNFDIRKNLLDFDDVNNDQRKVIYAQRDELLDAESVKDNVDGIRDDVIYDLVARFVPPNSVDEQWDLPGLEATLASDLGLPLSLTDLVKRHEELDAAGIAEKVREEVDRHFQEKETAVGGETMRALEKHVMLTVLDQSWKEHLARMDYLRQGIHLRGYAQKQPKQEYKKEAFELFSEMLEHAKREVVTLLARVRIRSEEEVAALEAQERQQMEAQLRQAQFQHQDAGGYSADEEAEQLALGANPPQVAQVTREAPKVGRNDPCPCGSGKKYKHCHGQLS, from the coding sequence ATGATCAACAGTCTGCTTACTCGCGTTTTCGGTAGTCGCAACGAACGCCAGCTGCGTCAGCTCCACCGTATCGTCGCCAAGGTCAATGCGCTGGAACCGGAGATGGAGCAGCTCTCCGACGCGCAGCTGCAGGCCAAGACCCCGGAACTGCGCGGGCGCATCGCCGGCGGCGAGAGCCTGGACAAGGTGCTGCCGGAAGCGTTCGCGGTCTGCCGCGAGGCCAGCCGCCGCGTGCTCGGCATGCGCCACTACGACGTGCAGCTGATCGGCGGCATGGTCCTGCACCTGGGCAAGATCGCGGAAATGCGCACCGGCGAAGGCAAGACCCTGGTGGCGACGCTGCCGGTGTACCTCAACGCGCTGGAAGACAAGGGCGTGCACGTGGTCACCGTCAACGACTACCTGGCGCGCCGCGATGCCGCGCAGATGGGCAAGCTGTACAACTGGCTGGGGCTGAGCGTGGGCGTGGTCTATCCGGGCATGCCGCACAGCGACAAGCACGCCGCCTACGCCGCCGACATCACCTACGGCACCAACAACGAATTCGGCTTCGACTACCTGCGCGACAACATGGCGCTGTCCAAGGCCGACCGCTACCAGCGCGGCCTGAACTACGCCATCGTCGACGAGGTCGACTCGATCCTGATCGACGAGGCGCGCACCCCGCTGATCATCTCCGGCCCGGCCGACGATTCGCCGGAGCTGTACATCCGCGTCAACCGCATCGTGCCGCAGCTGAGCAAGCAGGAGTCCGAGGAAGGCGAGGGCGACTTCTGGGTCGACGAGAAGGGCAAGCAGGTGCACCTGTCCGAGGCCGGCATGGAGCATGCCGAGGAACTGCTGCGCGCGGCCGGGATCCTGACCAACGACGAGGACCGCCTGTACGGCGCGCAGAACCTCAGCGTGGTGCACCACCTCAACGCCGCGCTGCGCGCGCATGCGATCTACCAGCGCGACGTGGACTACATCGTGCGCGACGGCGAAGTGGTCATCGTCGACGAGTTCACCGGCCGCACCCTGCCGGGCCGGCGCTGGTCCGACGGCCTGCACCAGGCGGTGGAGGCGAAGGAAGGCGTGCCGGTGCAGCGCGAGAACCAGACGCTGGCCAGCATCACCTTCCAGAACCTGTTCCGCATGTACAAGAAGCTGTCCGGCATGACCGGTACGGCCGACACCGAAGCCTACGAATTCCAGAGCATCTACAACCTGGAAGTGGTGGTGATCCCGACCAACCGCCCGACCATCCGCAAGGACTGGCCGGACCAGGTGTTCCTCAACCGCCAGGGCAAGTTCAACGCGGTGCTCGCCGACATCGAGGACTGCGCCAAGCGCGGCCAGCCGGTGCTGGTCGGCACCACCTCGATCGAGACCTCGGAGATGCTGTCCGAGCACCTGCGCAAGGCCGGGGTCAAGCACGAGGTGCTCAACGCCAAGCAGCACGAGCGCGAGGCGCAGATCGTCGCCAACGCCGGCCAGCCGGGCGCGGTGACCATCGCCACCAACATGGCCGGCCGCGGTACCGACATCGTGCTCGGCGGCTCGCTGGAAGCGGAGCTGCACGCGCTGGGCGAAGACCTGAGCGAGGCCGAGCGCGCACGCCTGAAGGCGGCCTGGCAGGAGCGCCACGACGCGGTCAAGGCCGCCGGCGGCCTGCACATCATCGGCACCGAGCGCCACGAGTCGCGGCGTATCGACAACCAGCTGCGCGGCCGCTCCGGCCGCCAGGGCGATCCGGGTTCCTCGCGCTTCTACCTGTCGCTGGAAGACAACCTGATGCGCATCTTCGCGTCCGACTGGGTGCAGAAGGCGATGCGGATGATGGGCATGAAGGAAGACGACGTCATCGAGGACAAGATGGTCAGTCGCCAGATCGAGAAGGCGCAGCGCAAGGTCGAGGCGCACAACTTCGACATCCGCAAGAACCTGCTCGACTTCGACGACGTCAACAACGACCAGCGCAAGGTGATCTACGCGCAGCGCGACGAGCTGCTCGACGCCGAGTCGGTCAAGGACAACGTCGACGGCATCCGCGACGACGTGATCTACGACCTGGTGGCGCGCTTCGTGCCGCCGAATTCGGTCGACGAACAGTGGGACTTGCCGGGCCTGGAAGCGACCCTGGCCAGCGACCTGGGCCTGCCGCTGTCGCTGACCGACCTGGTCAAGCGCCACGAGGAACTGGATGCGGCCGGCATCGCCGAGAAGGTGCGCGAGGAAGTCGATCGCCACTTCCAGGAGAAGGAGACCGCGGTCGGCGGCGAGACCATGCGCGCGCTGGAGAAGCACGTGATGCTGACCGTGCTCGACCAGAGCTGGAAGGAGCATCTGGCGCGCATGGACTACCTGCGCCAGGGCATCCACCTGCGCGGCTATGCGCAGAAGCAGCCCAAGCAGGAATACAAGAAGGAAGCCTTCGAGCTGTTCTCGGAGATGCTCGAGCACGCCAAGCGCGAGGTGGTGACCTTGCTGGCGCGCGTGCGCATCCGCAGCGAGGAGGAAGTGGCGGCGCTGGAGGCGCAGGAACGGCAGCAGATGGAGGCGCAGCTGCGCCAGGCGCAGTTCCAGCACCAGGACGCCGGCGGCTACAGCGCCGACGAGGAAGCCGAGCAGCTGGCGCTGGGCGCCAACCCGCCGCAGGTGGCGCAGGTCACCCGCGAGGCGCCCAAGGTCGGCCGCAACGATCCGTGCCCGTGCGGCAGCGGCAAGAAGTACAAGCATTGCCATGGGCAGTTGAGCTGA
- a CDS encoding peptidoglycan DD-metalloendopeptidase family protein, whose protein sequence is MAFKKIVINSREKGIKDLPWRFREFADRRPLAVLGAVLGVGMVLGIGVSAATGLVGSAQLRAKVQKQDAELAQVRRDAQTQVNALAARLGELQAQATRLNALGERLTRMGKLQDGEFDFDQPVGVGGGDDEVSQDMPAPQLGKELDGLQQQFATSGQQLSVLESLLFDHQLDQNAVPSRMPIRNSYITSGFGGRADPFGGGAGNHKGIDFHANVGDSVLAVADGVVSYSGVRGGYGNVVEVDHGNGYVTRYAHNSRLSVKVGDLVRVGQEVAKAGSTGRSTGAHVHFEVWKDGVVMNPAKFLGDGATPVGRRGRG, encoded by the coding sequence ATGGCGTTTAAGAAGATCGTAATCAATTCGCGTGAAAAGGGGATCAAGGACTTGCCGTGGCGATTCCGCGAGTTCGCGGACCGGCGTCCCCTGGCCGTGCTGGGCGCCGTCCTCGGCGTGGGCATGGTACTCGGCATCGGCGTCAGCGCCGCGACCGGCCTGGTCGGCTCGGCGCAGTTGCGGGCCAAGGTGCAGAAGCAGGATGCGGAGCTGGCGCAGGTGCGCCGCGACGCGCAGACCCAGGTCAACGCGCTGGCCGCGCGGCTGGGCGAGCTGCAGGCGCAGGCCACCCGGCTGAACGCGCTCGGCGAACGCCTGACCCGCATGGGCAAGCTGCAGGACGGCGAATTCGACTTCGACCAGCCGGTCGGCGTCGGTGGCGGCGACGACGAGGTCAGCCAGGACATGCCGGCGCCGCAGCTGGGCAAGGAACTGGACGGGCTGCAGCAGCAGTTCGCCACCTCCGGCCAGCAGCTGTCGGTGCTCGAATCGCTGCTGTTCGACCACCAGCTCGACCAGAACGCGGTGCCGTCGCGGATGCCGATCCGCAACAGCTACATCACCTCCGGCTTCGGCGGCCGCGCCGATCCGTTCGGCGGCGGCGCCGGCAACCACAAGGGCATCGACTTCCATGCCAATGTCGGCGACTCGGTGCTGGCCGTGGCCGATGGCGTGGTCAGCTACTCGGGCGTGCGCGGCGGCTACGGCAACGTGGTCGAGGTCGATCACGGCAACGGCTATGTCACCCGCTACGCGCACAATTCGCGCTTGTCGGTGAAGGTCGGCGATCTGGTGCGGGTCGGCCAGGAAGTGGCCAAGGCCGGCTCCACCGGCCGTTCCACCGGCGCCCACGTGCATTTCGAGGTATGGAAGGATGGCGTGGTGATGAATCCGGCCAAGTTCCTCGGCGATGGCGCCACCCCGGTGGGCCGCCGCGGCCGCGGCTGA
- a CDS encoding DciA family protein: MSKRKSGEGHTTAPMPALDAALADKVGDPLRRALWLDALDRQLRPHLPPNLASRCRLANVNGEQLVFLVDSPVWHARVRLAEADILVAARSLGLKATRVTVKIATAPAHSPMQQARSTPAPVSAATHKGLRDALASLQDVDSTTSKGPAASGRGGLRT, from the coding sequence ATGTCTAAGCGAAAGTCCGGCGAGGGCCATACCACCGCGCCGATGCCGGCGTTGGACGCCGCATTGGCGGACAAGGTGGGCGACCCGTTGCGGCGTGCCTTGTGGCTCGACGCGCTGGACCGACAACTGCGCCCCCATCTGCCGCCGAATCTGGCGTCCCGTTGCCGGTTGGCCAATGTGAACGGCGAACAGCTCGTTTTTCTCGTTGACTCTCCGGTCTGGCACGCCCGGGTCAGGCTCGCCGAGGCCGATATCCTCGTTGCGGCCCGGTCCCTCGGGCTGAAGGCCACCAGGGTGACCGTCAAGATTGCGACTGCACCTGCGCATTCCCCAATGCAACAGGCAAGAAGCACGCCAGCACCGGTTTCCGCAGCGACACACAAGGGATTGCGCGACGCGCTGGCATCCCTGCAGGACGTCGACTCCACGACATCCAAAGGCCCCGCGGCGTCCGGCCGCGGCGGTCTGCGTACGTAG
- the lpxC gene encoding UDP-3-O-acyl-N-acetylglucosamine deacetylase has protein sequence MTQQRTLKNTIRATGVGLHSGDKVYMTLRPAPADHGIVFRRVDLEPAVEVPADAELVTETTLCTGLSRGEAKIQTVEHLMSAMAGLGVDNAIVELSSAELPIMDGSSGPFVFLLQSAGIVEQGKPKRFIRIKRPVEVRDGDKIARFEPYDGYKLGFTIQFDHPMIPAKQSRQEIEFSTMAYIKEISRARTFGFMRDLEYMRERNLGLGGSMDNAIVLDEFRVLNDDGLRYADEFVRHKILDAIGDLYLAGGAILGAYEGYKSGHALNNKLVRALLAEQAAWEWVSFDSKAVPAPVAYGAVAYA, from the coding sequence ATGACCCAGCAACGCACTCTCAAGAACACGATCCGCGCCACCGGCGTGGGCCTGCATAGCGGCGACAAGGTGTACATGACGCTGCGTCCGGCGCCCGCCGACCACGGCATCGTGTTCCGGCGCGTGGACCTGGAACCGGCGGTGGAAGTGCCGGCCGACGCCGAGCTGGTCACCGAGACCACGCTGTGCACCGGGCTCAGCCGCGGCGAGGCCAAGATCCAGACGGTGGAACACCTGATGTCGGCGATGGCCGGCCTCGGCGTGGACAACGCCATCGTCGAGCTGTCCTCGGCCGAGCTGCCGATCATGGACGGTTCGTCCGGCCCGTTCGTGTTCCTGCTGCAGTCCGCAGGCATCGTCGAGCAGGGCAAGCCCAAGCGCTTCATCCGCATCAAGCGTCCGGTGGAAGTGCGCGACGGCGACAAGATCGCCCGCTTCGAGCCGTACGACGGCTACAAGCTGGGCTTCACCATCCAGTTCGACCACCCGATGATCCCGGCCAAGCAGTCGCGCCAGGAGATCGAGTTCTCGACCATGGCCTACATCAAGGAAATCTCCCGCGCGCGCACCTTCGGCTTCATGCGCGACCTGGAGTACATGCGCGAGCGCAACCTGGGCCTGGGCGGGTCGATGGACAACGCCATCGTGCTCGACGAGTTCCGCGTGCTCAACGACGACGGCCTGCGCTACGCCGACGAGTTCGTGCGGCACAAGATCCTCGATGCGATCGGCGACCTGTACCTCGCCGGCGGCGCCATCCTGGGCGCCTACGAAGGCTACAAATCCGGCCATGCGCTGAACAACAAGCTGGTCCGTGCCCTGCTCGCCGAGCAGGCCGCGTGGGAGTGGGTCAGCTTCGATTCCAAGGCCGTGCCGGCGCCCGTGGCCTACGGGGCCGTGGCTTACGCCTAA
- the ftsZ gene encoding cell division protein FtsZ, whose amino-acid sequence MAHFELIEKMAPNAVIKVVGVGGGGGNAVAHMVSSSVDGVEFITANTDSQAIKNCGAKLQLQLGTNVTKGLGAGANPEVGRQAALEDRERIMDALQGADMVFITAGMGGGTGTGAAPVVAQLAKEMGILTVAVVTKPFPFEGRRRMQVALKGIEELSQHCDSLITIPNEKLITVLGRNATMIQAFRAANDVLQGAVQGIADLIVRPGLINVDFADVRTVMSEMGLAMMGTGSARGDDRAQAAAEAAIQNPLLDDVNLAGANGILVNITAGPDFTMAEFDEIGRTIEGFASEDATVVVGTVLDPDMQDEVRVTVVATGLNRAVSRQTQRPEQRAPIKLVRNATTGQPEFGDFEHGGDAVSKAVGGAMGLGLRRPSSDAMGVSAPAPAAADLPNDYLDIPAFLRRQAD is encoded by the coding sequence ATGGCGCATTTCGAACTGATTGAAAAGATGGCACCCAACGCGGTAATCAAGGTGGTCGGCGTGGGCGGCGGCGGCGGCAACGCGGTCGCGCACATGGTCAGCAGCAGCGTGGACGGCGTGGAGTTCATCACCGCCAACACCGACTCGCAGGCGATCAAGAACTGCGGCGCCAAGCTGCAGCTGCAGCTCGGCACCAACGTCACCAAGGGCCTGGGCGCCGGCGCGAACCCGGAAGTGGGCCGCCAGGCCGCGCTGGAAGATCGCGAACGCATCATGGACGCGCTGCAGGGCGCGGACATGGTGTTCATCACCGCCGGCATGGGCGGCGGCACCGGCACCGGCGCCGCCCCCGTGGTCGCGCAGCTGGCCAAGGAGATGGGCATCCTGACCGTGGCCGTGGTCACCAAGCCGTTCCCGTTCGAAGGCCGCCGGCGCATGCAGGTCGCGCTGAAGGGCATCGAGGAACTGAGCCAGCATTGCGACTCGCTGATCACCATCCCCAACGAGAAGCTGATCACCGTGCTCGGCCGCAACGCCACCATGATCCAGGCGTTCCGCGCCGCCAACGACGTGCTGCAGGGCGCGGTGCAGGGCATCGCCGACCTGATCGTGCGTCCGGGCCTGATCAACGTCGACTTCGCCGACGTGCGCACCGTGATGTCGGAAATGGGCCTGGCGATGATGGGCACCGGCTCGGCCCGCGGCGACGACCGCGCGCAGGCCGCGGCCGAAGCGGCGATCCAGAACCCGCTGCTGGACGACGTCAACCTGGCCGGCGCCAACGGCATCCTGGTCAACATCACCGCCGGTCCGGACTTCACCATGGCCGAGTTCGACGAGATCGGCCGCACCATCGAAGGCTTCGCCTCGGAAGACGCGACCGTCGTGGTCGGCACCGTGCTCGACCCGGATATGCAGGACGAAGTGCGCGTGACCGTGGTCGCCACCGGCCTGAACCGCGCCGTGTCGCGCCAGACCCAGCGTCCGGAGCAGCGCGCGCCGATCAAGCTGGTGCGCAACGCCACCACCGGGCAGCCGGAATTCGGCGACTTCGAGCATGGCGGCGACGCCGTGTCCAAGGCGGTCGGCGGCGCGATGGGCCTGGGCCTGCGGCGTCCGAGCAGCGATGCGATGGGCGTGTCCGCGCCGGCACCGGCGGCGGCCGACCTGCCGAACGACTACCTGGACATTCCTGCGTTCCTGCGCCGCCAGGCCGACTGA
- the ftsA gene encoding cell division protein FtsA, whose amino-acid sequence MNRKGDKSLIVGLDIGTSKVVALVGEYSPGNPIEVIGIGSHESRGLKRGVVVDIESTVQSIQRAVEEAELMAGCEIRSVYASISGNHVQCKNSPGIVPIRDGEVTWNDLDRVLEAAKAVAIPADQRILHAIPREYVLDDSQEGIRNPVGMTGVRLEVHAHLVVCAQSAAANISKCVQRCGLQVDDLILSSLASSVAVLTADERELGVVLVDMGAGTTDLAVFVQGAICHTASLPIAGDHVTNDIAHMLRTPTPEAEQIKVRYACALAQLATAEESIQVPSVGDRPPRRMPRHSLAQAVQGRYEEIFEMVQAELRRSGFEELVRAGMVLTGGASKMEGVVELAEEMVQMPVRVGIPQHVTGLGEVVGNPVHATGVGLLLMGSQIEHPRRPSLPTGRAGSLFKKLKNWYRGEF is encoded by the coding sequence ATGAACCGCAAAGGCGACAAATCCCTCATCGTTGGACTGGACATCGGCACCTCCAAGGTCGTCGCGCTGGTCGGCGAGTATTCGCCCGGCAACCCGATCGAGGTGATCGGCATCGGTTCGCACGAATCGCGCGGGCTCAAGCGCGGCGTGGTGGTGGACATCGAATCCACCGTGCAGTCGATCCAGCGCGCGGTCGAGGAGGCGGAGCTGATGGCCGGCTGCGAGATCCGCTCGGTGTACGCGTCGATCTCCGGCAACCACGTGCAGTGCAAGAATTCGCCCGGCATCGTGCCGATCCGCGACGGCGAGGTCACCTGGAACGACCTGGACCGGGTGCTGGAAGCGGCCAAGGCGGTGGCGATCCCGGCCGACCAGCGCATCCTGCACGCGATCCCGCGCGAGTACGTGCTCGACGATTCGCAGGAAGGCATCCGCAATCCGGTCGGCATGACCGGCGTGCGCCTGGAGGTGCACGCGCACCTGGTGGTGTGCGCGCAGTCGGCCGCGGCCAACATCAGCAAGTGCGTGCAGCGCTGCGGCCTGCAGGTGGACGACCTGATCCTGTCCTCGCTGGCGTCCTCGGTGGCGGTGCTGACCGCCGACGAGCGCGAGCTGGGCGTGGTGCTGGTCGACATGGGCGCCGGCACCACCGACCTGGCGGTGTTCGTGCAGGGCGCGATCTGCCACACCGCCTCGCTGCCGATCGCCGGCGACCACGTCACCAACGACATCGCGCACATGCTGCGCACGCCCACCCCGGAAGCCGAGCAGATCAAGGTGCGCTACGCCTGCGCGCTGGCGCAGCTGGCCACCGCCGAGGAAAGCATCCAGGTGCCGAGCGTCGGCGACCGCCCGCCGCGGCGCATGCCGCGCCATTCGCTGGCGCAGGCGGTGCAGGGCCGCTACGAGGAGATCTTCGAGATGGTGCAGGCCGAACTGCGCCGCTCAGGCTTCGAGGAACTGGTGCGCGCCGGCATGGTGCTGACCGGCGGCGCCTCGAAGATGGAAGGCGTGGTCGAGCTGGCCGAGGAAATGGTGCAGATGCCGGTGCGCGTGGGCATCCCGCAGCACGTCACCGGCCTGGGCGAAGTGGTCGGCAACCCGGTGCACGCCACCGGCGTGGGCCTGCTGCTGATGGGCAGCCAGATCGAACACCCGCGGCGCCCGTCGCTGCCCACCGGGCGCGCCGGCAGCCTGTTCAAGAAATTGAAGAATTGGTATCGCGGAGAGTTCTGA
- a CDS encoding D-alanine--D-alanine ligase, producing MSAQTFPPLRHTDPAVFGRVAVLLGGTSSEREVSLDSGRNVLEALRARGVDAAAVDGIPALAQALVDKRFDRVFNVLHGHNGGGEDGIVQGLMEAFGVPYTGSNVLGSALSMDKIRTKQVWLSLGLSTPRYARLAAGASAAEVHAAARQVGLPVIVKPANEGSSVGVSRVFDQAQLEEAVTLAARYDGALLMEQMIEGDELTVAILGDVALPSIRIVPKGQWYDYNAKYIADDTQYLCPGLDGDAEAQLAQLALDAFRAAGCRGWGRVDVMRDRASGQLYLLEANTAPGMTSHSLVPKAARQLGIGFEELVWRVLEQTL from the coding sequence ATGAGCGCGCAGACGTTCCCGCCGCTGCGCCACACCGATCCGGCCGTGTTCGGCCGCGTCGCGGTGCTGCTCGGCGGCACCTCCAGCGAACGCGAGGTGTCGCTGGATTCGGGCCGCAACGTGCTCGAGGCGCTGCGCGCGCGCGGCGTCGACGCGGCCGCCGTGGACGGCATCCCGGCGCTGGCGCAGGCGCTGGTGGACAAGCGCTTCGACCGCGTGTTCAACGTGCTGCACGGGCACAACGGCGGCGGCGAAGACGGCATCGTGCAGGGACTGATGGAGGCGTTCGGGGTGCCGTATACCGGCTCGAACGTGCTCGGCTCGGCCTTGAGCATGGACAAGATCCGCACCAAGCAGGTGTGGCTGTCGCTGGGCCTGTCCACGCCGCGCTATGCGCGCCTGGCGGCCGGCGCGAGCGCGGCGGAAGTACACGCCGCGGCGCGGCAGGTCGGCTTGCCGGTCATCGTCAAGCCGGCCAACGAAGGCTCCAGCGTCGGCGTCAGCCGCGTGTTCGACCAGGCCCAGCTCGAAGAGGCGGTGACGCTGGCGGCGCGCTACGACGGCGCCTTGCTGATGGAGCAGATGATCGAAGGCGACGAACTCACCGTCGCCATCCTCGGCGATGTGGCGCTGCCGTCGATCCGCATCGTGCCCAAGGGGCAGTGGTACGACTACAACGCCAAGTACATCGCCGACGATACCCAATACCTGTGTCCGGGCCTGGACGGCGATGCCGAGGCGCAGCTCGCGCAGCTCGCGCTGGACGCGTTCCGCGCCGCCGGTTGCCGCGGCTGGGGCCGCGTCGACGTGATGCGCGACCGCGCCAGCGGCCAGCTCTACCTGTTGGAAGCCAATACCGCCCCGGGCATGACCAGCCACTCGCTGGTGCCCAAGGCCGCACGCCAGCTCGGCATCGGCTTCGAAGAACTGGTGTGGCGCGTGCTGGAGCAGACGCTGTGA
- the murC gene encoding UDP-N-acetylmuramate--L-alanine ligase, with protein MIRRLHDTGDLVRAFPRVHFVGIGGTGMSGIAEVMLTLGYEVSGSDNADNAATRRLVKLGARVMRGHSAANVLGTDCVVVSSAIRDDNPELMEARSQRIPIMPRAAMLAELMRFRRGIAVAGTHGKTTTTSLAAAVLSEGGLDPTFVIGGQLLAAGANAKLGGGQWLVAEADESDGSFLRLNPLISVITNIDADHLENYGNDFARVQAAFAEFLQRLPFYGLAVLCIDDPEVAALAAKTPRHVMSYGLSENADVRAEDVVQDGPRMRFTLRLPEGSSTPVTLALPGRHNVLNALAAAAIGWQLGVAPAAIASALQSFAGIGRRFNDLGEVTTAAGARVRLVDDYGHHPRELAAVFAAARGGWPDKRLVVAFQPHRYSRTRDQFDAFAAVLSEVDALVLSEVYPAGEAPIPGADARSLARAIRARGRSEPVVVGQVSQLGEVLPDVLQDGDLLLMMGAGDIGYVAQHIAQDGFGGGAKP; from the coding sequence GTGATCCGCCGTCTCCACGACACCGGCGATTTGGTCCGCGCGTTCCCGCGGGTGCACTTCGTCGGCATCGGCGGTACCGGCATGAGCGGCATCGCCGAGGTCATGCTGACCCTGGGCTACGAGGTCTCCGGTTCGGACAACGCCGACAACGCGGCGACGCGGCGCCTGGTCAAGCTCGGCGCGCGGGTCATGCGCGGGCACTCGGCGGCCAACGTGCTCGGCACCGATTGCGTGGTGGTGTCCAGCGCGATCCGCGACGACAACCCGGAGCTGATGGAGGCGCGCAGCCAGCGCATCCCGATCATGCCGCGCGCGGCGATGCTGGCCGAACTGATGCGCTTCCGCCGCGGCATCGCGGTGGCCGGCACCCACGGCAAGACCACCACCACCAGCCTGGCCGCGGCGGTGCTCAGCGAAGGCGGGCTGGATCCGACCTTCGTGATCGGCGGCCAGCTGCTCGCCGCCGGCGCCAACGCCAAGCTCGGCGGCGGCCAGTGGCTGGTGGCCGAGGCCGACGAGAGCGACGGCAGCTTCCTGCGCCTGAACCCGCTGATCTCGGTGATCACCAACATCGACGCCGATCACCTGGAGAACTACGGCAACGACTTCGCCCGGGTCCAGGCCGCGTTCGCCGAATTCCTGCAGCGCCTGCCGTTCTACGGCTTGGCGGTGCTGTGCATCGACGATCCGGAAGTGGCCGCCTTGGCCGCGAAGACCCCGCGCCACGTGATGAGCTACGGGCTCAGCGAGAATGCCGACGTGCGCGCCGAGGACGTGGTCCAGGACGGCCCGCGCATGCGCTTCACCCTGCGCCTGCCGGAAGGCAGCAGCACGCCGGTGACGCTGGCGTTGCCGGGCCGGCACAACGTGCTCAACGCGCTCGCCGCCGCCGCCATCGGCTGGCAGCTGGGCGTGGCGCCGGCGGCGATCGCCAGCGCGCTGCAGAGCTTCGCCGGCATCGGCCGCCGCTTCAACGATCTGGGCGAAGTGACCACCGCGGCCGGTGCGCGCGTGCGCCTGGTCGACGACTACGGCCACCATCCGCGCGAACTGGCCGCGGTGTTCGCCGCCGCGCGTGGCGGCTGGCCGGACAAGCGCCTGGTGGTCGCGTTCCAGCCGCACCGCTACAGCCGCACCCGCGACCAGTTCGACGCCTTCGCCGCGGTGCTGTCGGAAGTGGATGCGCTGGTGCTCAGCGAAGTCTACCCGGCCGGCGAAGCGCCGATCCCGGGCGCCGACGCGCGCTCGCTGGCGCGCGCGATCCGTGCGCGCGGCCGCAGCGAGCCGGTGGTGGTCGGGCAGGTGTCCCAGCTCGGCGAAGTGCTGCCGGACGTGCTGCAGGACGGCGACCTGCTGTTGATGATGGGCGCCGGCGACATCGGCTACGTCGCCCAGCACATCGCCCAGGACGGCTTCGGCGGCGGAGCCAAGCCATGA